The following proteins are co-located in the Vibrio astriarenae genome:
- the trmY gene encoding tRNA (pseudouridine(54)-N(1))-methyltransferase TrmY: MNKAFVVRARAASTDHKTFVAGVGSDAHSEILAHVLMNAIFTAQSHRDDVTVYLVIESTTDFSRTLCFESSDLRNIGGFHESALIDLISKGLEHSVGMKKEEYRKVSEGLSVETISFERLVQRLAEDYTLYLLDKKGTDIQEELFDGDACFILTDHIPMPKKSWNSLKRLGTQKISLGPQMLFASQCVVLIHNEFDRRGY; encoded by the coding sequence ATGAACAAAGCCTTTGTGGTACGTGCTCGTGCTGCTTCAACTGATCATAAAACGTTTGTCGCGGGTGTCGGTTCTGATGCTCATTCCGAAATTCTTGCCCACGTGTTGATGAACGCAATTTTTACTGCTCAATCTCACCGTGATGACGTTACCGTCTATTTAGTGATTGAAAGTACGACAGATTTCTCACGCACGCTATGCTTTGAATCCTCTGACCTTCGTAATATTGGCGGCTTTCATGAATCCGCACTGATCGATCTGATTTCAAAAGGGCTTGAGCACTCCGTCGGTATGAAGAAAGAAGAATATCGCAAAGTGTCTGAAGGTTTGAGCGTCGAGACCATTAGCTTTGAAAGATTGGTTCAGCGTCTGGCTGAGGACTATACGCTTTACTTACTGGATAAAAAAGGCACCGACATTCAAGAAGAGCTGTTTGATGGTGATGCGTGTTTTATCTTAACCGACCATATTCCAATGCCTAAAAAGAGCTGGAATAGCCTAAAACGTCTGGGTACGCAAAAGATCAGCCTGGGTCCTCAAATGTTGTTTGCTTCTCAGTGTGTCGTGTTAATACACAACGAGTTCGATCGAAGAGGGTACTAA
- a CDS encoding LacI family DNA-binding transcriptional regulator codes for MSVTFKDVAKLAGVSTQTVSRVTNGSQSVAESTRIKVNQAIKQLGYVPNKGAQMLSRAKSTNIGLITLDMALHGAALIANGVRKKAHQLHFGTAFSVVSGPGLNSIQVSMRELIAQQVDCVILNVPMTSEDAVTLVEQFPSLHLIFIDVPDDTAVHNVHGEHAQGAAEVVKHLIETGREQFLLITGPEESSASKIRFDSWLREITAANKEIVSQFQGDWQASSGYLAVREAVGQQLDFDAVVVASDQMALGALRALNELQIKVPEQVAVVGFDGIADSAYFNPPLTTVKQDFSLIGEQAVVQAIELKNQDANTPLSIKQTRIPVELITRKSSERKPDAQYNRQEIQQLLRKVEALLPE; via the coding sequence ATGAGTGTCACTTTCAAAGATGTCGCCAAACTCGCAGGCGTATCCACCCAAACCGTTTCTCGCGTGACTAATGGTTCGCAGAGCGTTGCAGAGTCAACTCGCATCAAAGTGAATCAAGCCATTAAACAACTTGGCTATGTCCCAAACAAAGGGGCTCAAATGCTCAGTCGTGCTAAATCCACCAATATTGGATTAATTACTCTCGATATGGCATTACACGGCGCTGCTCTGATTGCCAATGGGGTGAGAAAAAAAGCCCACCAACTTCACTTTGGTACTGCTTTTTCCGTCGTTTCTGGACCGGGGCTAAACAGCATTCAAGTCTCCATGCGCGAATTAATTGCTCAGCAGGTTGATTGCGTCATCTTAAATGTGCCAATGACTTCAGAAGATGCAGTAACGCTGGTGGAACAGTTCCCTAGCTTGCACCTGATATTTATTGATGTGCCGGACGACACAGCCGTTCACAATGTCCACGGAGAACATGCTCAAGGCGCAGCAGAGGTCGTGAAACACTTGATTGAAACTGGCCGAGAGCAGTTTCTATTGATTACAGGTCCGGAGGAATCAAGCGCTTCAAAGATACGTTTCGACAGTTGGCTGAGAGAAATAACCGCTGCAAACAAAGAGATCGTGTCTCAGTTTCAAGGAGATTGGCAGGCAAGTAGTGGCTATTTGGCAGTACGTGAAGCCGTCGGCCAACAACTCGATTTCGATGCCGTGGTTGTCGCCAGTGATCAAATGGCACTGGGCGCATTAAGAGCACTAAATGAGCTGCAAATAAAAGTCCCCGAGCAAGTGGCTGTGGTCGGTTTTGATGGCATCGCAGACAGCGCCTACTTCAATCCACCTTTAACAACCGTCAAGCAAGACTTCTCTTTAATAGGCGAACAAGCGGTTGTTCAGGCGATTGAACTAAAGAATCAAGATGCAAACACACCGTTATCAATTAAACAGACACGTATTCCGGTGGAGTTGATTACCCGAAAAAGCAGTGAACGAAAACCTGACGCTCAATATAACAGGCAAGAGATTCAGCAATTACTGAGAAAAGTGGAGGCACTACTGCCAGAATGA
- a CDS encoding endo-1,4-beta-xylanase — translation MKRVLLPTLAATALLGCSGQAQQLDTTQADPQSNSDVVMPLKTLADQINLAIGAALETGHLEDPQFRETLIREFNQITPENEMKFGYVQPQRGVFDFEKPDQLVDFAEEHDMVVKGHALVWHIQNPKWLEETEWTKDELTKVLEEHIHTVVGHYKGRVLYWDVVNEAFDDQGGFRDTLWYRTLGEDYIEMAFRFAHEADPDAILFYNDYSSEGMTAKSNAIYRHVEMLVERGVPIHGVGTQLHLTADNSIADSSIARNIERISDLGLDMHFTEIDVRIRDNDGAMGLQDQADKYEMLMKLAAYYPEVDMFTTWGIGDRYSWVPHWFNGYGRALMFDENFQEKPAYDAVQSVLIDAVTGNFAYEPMTDLSNAQRYVLPFNAKPLSQARLNADEVVFYPFAFNQLGGKDQRVPDTNVIDGKWAVGYHNNKLIGQVIRQDSKTVVNKSESHENDNVEVFVRLGEQFWQFRSIVGQDFAPIGFPGKATGKWSKDGTTFDFEIAFNEFEDLVGETIGFNIALSDNDGDTATGNRHAQLYPLTGTNIGWQGEEFGELFMNGQNAVVSTIPVSTPPAFKAMKLSAKPAGADSSEWQQGYRYTFAFNQLNQRDMTVDSQDDISGDWTMGHHGNWLYGVVNRQDDKTFTDAQESYENDNIEIFVQRGEGDMYQFRTVVGEDFEPSRYSGETFAQWSADGSQLFFGIEMSEPLKSGEALRWNIALSDNDGEGRKYQLYSVPGSNISYLGEELTKLIAE, via the coding sequence ATGAAACGTGTACTTTTGCCGACCCTTGCGGCAACGGCATTGTTGGGGTGCTCTGGACAAGCACAGCAATTGGATACCACACAAGCTGATCCTCAATCGAATTCTGATGTAGTGATGCCACTTAAGACTTTGGCGGATCAAATCAATCTTGCCATTGGCGCAGCATTGGAAACCGGACACCTTGAAGATCCTCAGTTCCGTGAAACGCTGATTCGTGAATTCAACCAAATTACTCCCGAGAATGAGATGAAGTTTGGTTATGTTCAGCCACAGCGCGGGGTGTTTGATTTTGAAAAACCAGACCAACTTGTCGATTTCGCTGAAGAGCACGACATGGTTGTCAAAGGCCACGCACTTGTTTGGCACATTCAAAACCCAAAATGGCTCGAAGAGACTGAGTGGACCAAAGATGAGTTAACCAAGGTGCTAGAAGAGCACATTCACACGGTCGTTGGTCACTATAAGGGTCGAGTCCTGTACTGGGATGTGGTGAATGAAGCCTTTGATGACCAAGGTGGATTCCGAGATACGTTATGGTATCGCACGCTGGGTGAAGATTACATCGAAATGGCATTCCGTTTTGCTCATGAAGCTGATCCAGATGCGATCCTTTTCTACAATGATTACTCATCTGAAGGCATGACCGCGAAATCGAACGCTATCTATCGTCATGTTGAGATGTTGGTTGAACGCGGCGTACCTATTCACGGTGTCGGCACGCAGCTTCACCTAACAGCGGATAACTCCATCGCAGATTCATCGATTGCACGTAATATTGAACGTATTTCTGACCTTGGTCTAGACATGCACTTCACGGAAATCGATGTGCGTATTCGTGATAACGATGGTGCGATGGGGCTGCAAGATCAAGCTGACAAGTACGAAATGCTGATGAAGTTGGCAGCATACTATCCTGAAGTGGATATGTTCACAACATGGGGCATTGGCGACCGTTATTCATGGGTTCCACATTGGTTCAACGGCTACGGCCGCGCTCTGATGTTTGATGAGAATTTCCAAGAAAAACCCGCTTATGATGCCGTTCAAAGCGTCTTGATTGATGCAGTCACCGGTAACTTTGCTTATGAGCCAATGACGGATCTCTCTAACGCACAGCGTTATGTATTGCCGTTTAATGCTAAGCCCCTATCCCAAGCTCGATTGAACGCGGATGAAGTGGTGTTCTACCCATTTGCCTTTAACCAGCTTGGTGGTAAAGATCAGCGCGTACCAGATACCAACGTTATCGATGGTAAGTGGGCCGTGGGTTATCACAACAACAAGCTGATTGGACAAGTGATTCGTCAAGACAGTAAAACCGTCGTTAACAAATCTGAGTCACACGAAAACGATAATGTTGAAGTGTTTGTGCGCCTCGGTGAGCAGTTCTGGCAGTTCCGTTCTATCGTCGGTCAAGACTTCGCACCAATCGGCTTCCCTGGTAAAGCAACCGGTAAGTGGAGTAAAGATGGCACGACATTCGACTTTGAAATTGCCTTCAACGAGTTTGAAGACCTAGTGGGTGAAACCATTGGCTTCAATATCGCGCTGTCAGATAATGATGGTGACACTGCAACAGGCAACCGCCATGCGCAACTTTACCCTCTCACAGGTACCAACATTGGTTGGCAGGGTGAAGAGTTTGGTGAGCTGTTCATGAATGGCCAAAACGCGGTTGTGTCTACGATCCCAGTCTCGACACCGCCAGCATTTAAAGCGATGAAACTAAGTGCAAAACCAGCAGGTGCAGACAGCTCTGAGTGGCAGCAGGGATACCGCTACACATTTGCGTTTAACCAACTAAACCAGCGCGATATGACGGTGGACTCGCAAGATGACATCTCGGGTGACTGGACAATGGGCCATCATGGCAATTGGCTATACGGTGTCGTCAATCGCCAAGATGACAAGACCTTCACAGATGCTCAAGAGAGCTATGAAAACGACAACATTGAAATCTTTGTTCAACGTGGTGAAGGTGATATGTATCAGTTCCGCACTGTCGTAGGAGAGGATTTTGAACCTTCACGCTACTCTGGCGAGACGTTTGCTCAATGGAGTGCTGATGGTAGTCAACTTTTCTTTGGTATCGAAATGAGTGAGCCGCTGAAATCTGGCGAAGCGCTTCGTTGGAATATTGCACTGTCTGACAACGATGGTGAAGGCCGCAAGTACCAACTTTACTCGGTACCAGGCAGCAACATATCTTATCTCGGTGAAGAGCTCACGAAGTTAATCGCTGAGTAA
- a CDS encoding alpha-galactosidase, which produces MTKFVHLQSKNHSLIIKTDRVPEILHWGAKIAQIDEDLILSTERPISQARLDVDVPLSLCPELGSGHFNAPGIEGHRQGYDWAPVFTCTSIDEQTNSVLFTLVDEVAKLELKIEVMLNPDTDVLQKRTSVTNIGEGQYTLGKLSSTLPLPNHANELMTFHGRWCHEFQTQRQRFEHGGFMQENRRGRTSHENFPGLFVGTNGFSEQLGQVWGFHLGWSGNHQMRADVRSDGRRFVQAGELLLSGEMILEEGETYHSPWLYGCYSNTGLNGISQRFQQFVRDNIVKFPVEKPRPVHLNTWEGIYFDHNPEYIMQMATEAAEMGVERFIIDDGWFIGRDGERAALGDWYLDMKKYPNGLEPVIEHVNQKGMEFGLWIEPEMVSQDSNLWRTHPEWVLGLQGYHQPSGRWQYVLDLQNQDCFNYLFGRLNDLLSLYNITYLKWDMNRELVQPGHQGRPAVHGQTEALYRLVDELNRAHPEVEIESCSSGGGRIDFEILKRTQRFWASDCNDALERQAIQKGMSYFFPPEVMGAHIGPYECHSTNRRHNINMRGVTALSGHMGVELDPVKESQQEKQAFSRYIALHKQYRHLLHSGRCFRIDPVDKNQNIYGVESDDEMLITVCQLAMPDHALPSPLRISCVDVSAKYQVKLVEMPQTSFQLMKQRPQWLDKTLTLSGDNLKEIGLTLPILDPESALIVHLQKI; this is translated from the coding sequence ATGACTAAATTTGTACACCTACAAAGTAAAAACCACAGTTTAATTATTAAAACCGACCGTGTGCCAGAGATTTTGCATTGGGGTGCGAAGATCGCTCAGATCGATGAAGATCTGATTTTATCGACGGAGCGCCCTATATCCCAAGCCCGTCTGGATGTTGATGTGCCGCTATCACTTTGCCCGGAACTTGGCAGTGGTCACTTTAATGCTCCGGGCATTGAAGGCCATCGTCAAGGCTATGATTGGGCACCCGTATTTACGTGCACTTCAATCGATGAGCAAACGAACAGCGTGCTCTTCACTTTGGTTGATGAAGTGGCAAAGCTTGAGCTTAAGATTGAGGTGATGCTTAACCCAGACACCGATGTGTTACAAAAACGGACTTCAGTAACAAACATTGGTGAAGGGCAATACACACTCGGCAAGTTGTCTTCCACACTGCCATTGCCGAATCACGCGAATGAGTTGATGACGTTCCATGGTCGCTGGTGTCACGAGTTCCAAACTCAGCGTCAGCGTTTTGAACACGGCGGTTTTATGCAAGAAAACCGTCGCGGTCGCACTTCCCATGAGAACTTTCCGGGCTTGTTTGTTGGCACTAACGGTTTTAGCGAGCAGCTTGGTCAGGTGTGGGGTTTTCATCTCGGTTGGAGTGGCAACCATCAGATGCGTGCCGATGTGCGAAGTGATGGTCGCCGTTTTGTACAAGCCGGTGAGCTGCTATTGTCAGGGGAGATGATCTTAGAAGAAGGTGAAACTTACCACAGCCCTTGGCTATATGGTTGTTACAGCAATACGGGTCTTAACGGTATTTCTCAGCGTTTCCAACAGTTTGTGCGCGATAACATCGTTAAATTCCCAGTCGAAAAACCACGCCCTGTGCACCTCAATACTTGGGAAGGTATCTACTTTGATCATAACCCTGAGTACATCATGCAGATGGCAACAGAGGCGGCCGAAATGGGCGTTGAGCGTTTCATTATCGATGACGGTTGGTTTATTGGTCGAGATGGTGAGCGTGCAGCACTGGGTGATTGGTATTTAGACATGAAGAAGTATCCTAATGGTCTAGAGCCCGTGATTGAGCACGTGAATCAAAAAGGGATGGAGTTTGGTCTTTGGATAGAGCCAGAGATGGTAAGCCAAGATTCAAACCTGTGGCGCACACATCCTGAATGGGTTTTGGGTCTACAAGGTTATCATCAGCCTTCGGGTCGTTGGCAATATGTATTAGATCTACAAAATCAAGATTGCTTTAACTACTTATTTGGACGGCTTAATGACCTTTTAAGCCTTTATAATATCACTTATCTTAAATGGGATATGAACCGTGAGCTCGTTCAGCCGGGTCATCAAGGTCGCCCTGCGGTACATGGTCAAACCGAGGCACTTTACCGTTTAGTCGATGAGCTGAATAGAGCGCACCCAGAGGTCGAGATTGAGTCTTGCTCGTCAGGCGGTGGTCGTATCGACTTCGAAATTCTAAAACGCACTCAACGTTTCTGGGCATCTGATTGCAATGATGCGCTAGAGCGTCAGGCGATCCAAAAAGGCATGAGCTACTTCTTCCCTCCAGAAGTGATGGGGGCTCACATAGGACCTTATGAGTGTCACTCTACGAATCGTCGTCACAACATTAATATGCGTGGTGTAACGGCACTGAGTGGTCACATGGGCGTTGAGCTTGACCCGGTAAAAGAATCACAACAAGAGAAACAAGCTTTTTCTCGCTATATCGCTCTGCATAAACAATACCGTCACCTTTTGCATAGTGGTCGATGTTTCCGTATTGACCCTGTAGATAAGAATCAAAACATCTACGGTGTTGAAAGCGATGACGAAATGCTGATCACGGTTTGTCAGCTTGCAATGCCTGATCATGCACTGCCTTCACCTCTGCGTATTAGTTGTGTCGACGTGAGCGCAAAATACCAAGTTAAATTAGTGGAGATGCCGCAAACGAGCTTCCAATTAATGAAACAACGGCCTCAGTGGCTGGATAAAACGTTGACCTTAAGTGGTGACAATTTAAAAGAAATTGGCTTAACACTACCCATTCTTGACCCTGAGTCAGCGTTAATCGTACACCTACAAAAAATATAA
- a CDS encoding methyl-accepting chemotaxis protein, producing MKMFHINISRAVLASFVSFIVAVSSIGYLFTQQFRDTQLTIAIVTDVTFPMMARVSDISDSMAKIENATNQALFSQTDNEIALWSNVILEETETLKALLEGRDQSVLDVTFQSGHLIDNHKELLQLSRKLNEMNAALQVMAQRFSVLSGQQYEEELTNEQNVLLTSLVEEFSTMQIETINVLNSNDVSDIDKIIELNRQSRAYILEDFAEYSRLSDLETEQGSHELTANLPWLLNTMTSDEGIVGTHRQRVVRHAEHNAQLIEFRQQLTEQRELIQQEVEVSRSETVGQLQQTLLAIDSVINGMLVFIGIIIVLILGLCGWLYRAIQQPMKAIITTLNRLSEGDLSQSCHYQKPNEFGEIVKHLNQALGNQRKLVNSIIDNNHQISASSTQNTQLGMTLNQQAIEQTDLCTSITQAMKEMEQSVNEISESAEGAAMSVQQISGNVTQCVDVSRAAYHQGSELSTELDNTAKAMDKVSSSSESIVSILEVINTITEQTNLLALNAAIEAARAGESGRGFAVVADEVRQLAKRTNASTIEIQDVIAGLQSDIQIAAKQITNCNKSMAGNMASFQQIQEQVEEVSQRVLKLSEMNGVISVSTTEQSSVCFNVSQNMSAILEAAEKVKQTTIELKESSDGLQGVANAQHGLVQQFHCG from the coding sequence ATGAAGATGTTTCATATCAACATCAGTCGAGCGGTTCTTGCTTCATTTGTCAGTTTTATTGTTGCAGTAAGTTCGATTGGATATTTATTTACCCAGCAGTTTCGTGACACTCAATTAACGATTGCGATTGTGACCGATGTGACCTTCCCCATGATGGCCAGAGTCTCAGATATTTCCGACTCGATGGCTAAAATCGAAAACGCGACGAATCAAGCATTATTCAGTCAAACGGATAACGAAATAGCGCTTTGGTCGAATGTGATATTGGAGGAAACGGAGACACTGAAAGCACTATTAGAAGGAAGAGATCAATCCGTCTTGGACGTGACTTTTCAAAGTGGCCACTTAATTGATAATCATAAAGAATTGCTGCAGTTATCACGCAAACTCAATGAGATGAATGCGGCTCTACAAGTGATGGCGCAACGCTTCAGTGTACTTTCTGGTCAACAATATGAAGAGGAGTTAACCAACGAGCAAAACGTCTTGTTAACCTCTTTGGTGGAGGAGTTCTCTACCATGCAAATTGAGACGATTAACGTTCTGAACAGCAACGACGTCAGTGACATTGATAAGATTATTGAATTAAACCGTCAGAGCCGCGCATACATTCTAGAGGACTTTGCCGAGTATAGTCGTCTGAGTGATTTAGAAACTGAACAAGGTAGTCATGAGTTGACGGCCAACCTTCCTTGGTTGCTCAACACGATGACGAGCGATGAGGGTATTGTAGGAACTCACCGACAAAGAGTAGTGCGTCATGCTGAACATAACGCGCAGCTGATAGAGTTCCGTCAACAACTTACAGAGCAGCGCGAGCTTATCCAACAAGAAGTTGAAGTGAGTCGCAGCGAAACGGTAGGTCAGTTACAACAGACGCTATTAGCCATTGATAGCGTAATTAATGGCATGTTGGTGTTTATTGGTATTATCATTGTTCTAATATTAGGTTTATGTGGATGGCTCTATCGAGCAATTCAACAACCCATGAAGGCGATTATTACCACCTTGAATCGCCTTTCTGAAGGGGATTTATCGCAGTCATGCCACTATCAAAAGCCTAACGAGTTTGGCGAAATAGTTAAACATCTTAATCAGGCGTTAGGCAATCAGCGTAAGCTCGTTAATAGCATCATCGACAACAATCATCAGATCTCTGCATCCTCTACTCAAAATACTCAGCTCGGTATGACATTAAACCAGCAAGCGATTGAACAGACAGATCTATGCACCTCTATCACGCAAGCGATGAAAGAGATGGAGCAAAGTGTCAACGAAATCAGTGAGAGTGCGGAAGGGGCTGCGATGTCAGTTCAGCAAATCAGTGGCAATGTTACTCAGTGTGTCGACGTATCACGCGCCGCTTACCATCAAGGTAGTGAGTTAAGCACTGAGTTAGATAACACGGCTAAAGCAATGGACAAAGTAAGCTCGAGCAGTGAATCTATTGTCTCTATTTTGGAAGTGATCAATACCATCACTGAACAAACAAACTTGTTGGCATTGAATGCCGCTATTGAAGCTGCAAGGGCAGGGGAGTCGGGGCGAGGCTTTGCTGTCGTTGCAGATGAGGTTAGACAGTTGGCGAAAAGGACGAATGCCTCAACGATTGAGATACAGGATGTGATTGCGGGTTTACAGTCAGATATTCAAATTGCGGCCAAGCAAATTACCAACTGCAATAAGAGTATGGCAGGTAATATGGCAAGCTTTCAGCAGATACAAGAGCAGGTAGAGGAAGTGTCCCAACGTGTGCTCAAGTTGTCGGAAATGAATGGAGTCATTAGTGTATCGACGACGGAACAATCAAGCGTCTGCTTCAACGTGAGTCAAAACATGAGCGCGATATTAGAGGCGGCTGAAAAAGTTAAGCAGACAACCATCGAACTAAAAGAGAGTAGTGACGGGTTGCAAGGCGTAGCAAATGCACAACACGGCTTAGTGCAGCAGTTTCACTGCGGTTAA